A single region of the Gopherus evgoodei ecotype Sinaloan lineage chromosome 3, rGopEvg1_v1.p, whole genome shotgun sequence genome encodes:
- the RAB5B gene encoding ras-related protein Rab-5B — translation MTSRGAARPNGQSQASKICQFKLVLLGESAVGKSSLVLRFVKGQFHEYQESTIGAAFLTQSVCLDDTTVKFEIWDTAGQERYHSLAPMYYRGAQAAIVVYDITNQETFARAKTWVKELQRQASPNIVIALAGNKADLANKRMVEYEEAQAYADDNSLLFMETSAKTAMNVNDLFLAIAKKLPKSEPQSTGGVAGRNRGVDLHEQTQQNKSQCCSN, via the exons ATGACCAGCAGAGGAGCCGCCCGGCCGAATGGTCAGTCCCAAGCTAGTAAAATCTGTCAGTTTAAGCTGGTGCTGCTGGGCGAGTCTGCGGTGGGGAAGTCCAGTCTGGTGCTGCGTTTCGTCAAGGGTCAGTTCCACGAATACCAGGAGAGCACCATTGGGG CGGCGTTTCTTACACAGTCCGTCTGCCTGGATGACACAACAGTCAAGTTTGAGATCTGGGACACGGCTGGCCAGGAGCGATATCACAGTCTGGCCCCCATGTATTACCGGGGGGCACAAGCTGCCATTGTGGTCTATGACATCACCAACCAG GAAACATTTGCCCGAGCGAAGACATGGGTGAAAGAGCTGCAGCGGCAAGCCAGCCCCAACATTGTCATAGCCCTAGCAGGCAACAAGGCCGACCTCGCCAACAAGCGCATGGTAGAATATGAA GAGGCACAAGCTTATGCAGATGACAACAGCCTATTGTTCATGGAGACGTCGGCCAAGACAGCGATGAATGTTAACGATCTCTTCCTGGCGATAG CCAAGAAGCTGCCAAAGAGCGAGCCCCAGAGCACGGGTGGCGTGGCGGGACGGAACCGAGGGGTGGACCTCCACGAGCAGACCCAGCAGAACAAGAGCCAGTGTTGTAGCAACTGA